CGGCACCATGCTCCAACAGGGCCGGGCCGCCTGGGTGGACCGTACGTCGCGCGCCGCCGCCGAGGAGCGGCTGCGGATGGCGCAGGACCTCCACGACGGCGTCGGCCACGGCCTGGCGGTGATCGCGATGCAGGCCGGGGTCGCCCTGCACGTCCTCGACCGCGACCCGGGTGCCGCCCGCACCAGCCTCGAGGCGATCCGCACCACCAGCCGCGAGGCGCTGGACGCGCTGCGCACTGAGCTGGCGACGATCGCCGGTGAGCCGGCTCCGCGCCGTCCCGCGGCGGGCGTCGAGGCGATCCCGGCCCTCGTCGAGCGGGTCCGCTCCGCCGGGCTGCGGCTGGAGGTGATCGGCGAGCCGGGCGAGCTGACCCCGCCGAGTGGCGCGGCGGCGTACGCCGTGCTGCAGGAGGCGCTGACGAATGTGCTGCGGCATGCCGCCGCCTCGACCGCCACCGTGGTCTGGGAGCGGGGCACCGACACGGTCGCGCTGCGGGTCTCGGACGACGGGCACGGCGGCGCGGTGCAGGATGAGGGCATGGGCATCAGCGGCATGCGCTCCCGCGTCGAGGCGCTGGGCGGCAGCTTCCGTGCGGGGCCGGTGCAGGCGGGCGGGTTCGAGGTCAGCGCGGTGCTGCCCGGATGAGCCACCCCGAGACCGCTCCCGTCCGGGTCGCGCTCGTCGACGACCAGCCGCTGGTCCGGATGGGCCTGGCCACCCTCGTCGCCGCCGAACCGGACCTCGAGCTCGCCGGAGAGGCGGGCGACGGGCGCGAGGGGCTCGCCCTGCTGCGTCGTACGACGCCCGAGGTGGTGCTCTGCGACATCCGGATGCCCGTCCTCGATGGCCTCGGCATGCTCGCCGAGGTCGCCGCCGACCCGGCCCTGGCCGCGGTGAAGGTGGTCATGCTGACCACCTTCGAGCTCGACGAGTACGTCTTCGAGGCGCTGCGGGCCGGCGCCAGCGGCTTCCTGCTCAAGGACGCCGAGCCGACCACGATCCTCGACGCGGTCCGGGTGGTCGCCGAGGGCGGGTCGCTGCTCGCGCCATCGGTGACCCGGACCGTGATCGACCACTTCGGCGCGAGCCGCGCCGAGAGGCCGCACCCGCGGATCGGCGACCTCACCGACCGGGAGCGCGAGATCCTCGGCTGGGTGGCGACCGGAATGTCGAACGGCGAGATCGCCGAGGCGCTCGTGGTCAGCCCCGACACGGTCCGCACCCACGTCAGCCGGGCGATGGTCAAGCTGCAGGCCCGGGACCGGGCGCAGCTGGTCGTCTTCGCCATCGAGTCCGGGCTGCGGAGGACCTGACGCGCCGACCCGGCGCCAACTGGCTCCCCGATTCCGCCGACCCGGCAGAAAGTGGCCCCGGTTTCGTGTCGACCCGGCAGGAAGTGGCCCCGGATTCGTGTCGACCCGGCAGGAAGTGGCGTCGGTGCGTTGCACCTTCTGCCGGGTCGGCTGATCCTGCGCGCACTTTCGTGCCGGGCCGGCGGGATCTCAGAGCTACTTCGCGCCGGGTCGGCGTCAGGAGGTGCGGGCGCGCACGTCCTCGGGTACGTCGACCCCGGGCAGGTTGTCGCCCGCGGCGACCGGGTCCTCGAGCACGCGCCGGAGCGGGATGTGGCCGCCCCAGATGCCGGCCGCGACGTCCTCCGGCTCGTCGACCGGGTCGCCGGCGCGGGCCTTCATCGACGCCTCGGCCAGCGGTACGGCGAGCACGGCCGTCGCGGCCATCTCCTTGCGGGTGCTGGGGCGCAGGGTCGCGGAGCGTCCGGGGATCATGTGGTCGACGATCAGGTCGAGGGCGTGCTGCCGCTCGGCGGCGTCCTCCACCACCCGAGCGCGCCCGATGACGACGGCGGAGCGGTAGTTCATCGAGTGGTGGAACGCCGAGCGGCCGGCGACCAGCCCGTCGAGCTCGGTGACGGTGACGCACACGGTCGTGTCGGCGGACTCGCGCAGCCACCGGGCGGCCACGGAGCCGTGGACGTAGAGCGTGCCGCCCTCGTCCGGGCCGTGCACGTCGACCGCGAAGGCCGTCGGCAGCACCACCGGGTGGTCGCCGACGCCCACGCCCAGGTGGGCGACGAGGGCGTCGGTCAGCAGCGCCAGCAGGTCGGTGCGCTCGGCGACGGCGCGGTTGCGCCCGCGGCGGATCCGGGTGCGGTCGGTCGGCTCCATGACAACGCTCATGGGTCTATCGTGGGCCGGAAGTGGCCTGTGCGCACGGGCCAGTTCCGAGCCAATCAGACAGGCCAATTCCGATGTTGCCCGTTCGCCTCGACCGCACCGACCCACGCCCTCTCGGCACCCAGCTCGCCGACCAGGTCCGCCGGCTGGTGCACGACGGGGTGCTCGCCAGGGACGACCGGATGCCGGCCAGCCGGCGGCTCGCGGCCGACCTCGGCGTCTCCCGTTCGGTCGTGGAGCAGGCCTTCGACCAGCTGCTCGCCGAGGGCTGGCTCGAGGCCCGCCAGGGCTCGGGCACCTGGGTCGCCCGCGGCACGACCGGCCGCCCGACGGTGCCCCGGCGCCGTCGTACGCCTGCCGTGGAACAGCCGCTCGTCATGCTCGACGCGGGCACCCCGTGGATCGACCCACGGCACCAGGCGGTGTGGCGGCGGGCCTGGCGGGAGGTGTCGGTGGCGACGCCGCCGCGCGGGTACGACGACCCGCGCGGCCTGCCCGAGCTCCGCGCGCTCCTGGCCGAGCGGCTCGGGCGCACCCGCGGGCTGGCGGTCGACGCCGAGCGGGTGCGGGTCACCGGCGGCACGGGGGCGGGCCTGCGGCACCTGCTCGCTGTCCTGCCGCGGGAAGCGGTGGCGGTCGAGGACCCCGGGTACCGCGCCGCCGTGGCGACCGTGCGCGAGTCGGGGCGCAAGGTGCTTGATCTTCCCGCTCTCGAGCCCGTCACGGACCTGCGCGGCTGCGGCGCCGCCTACGTGACCCCCGCCCACCAGCACCCGCTCGGCCGGGTCATGCCCGCCGCCGACCGGCTCACCCTGCTCGCCACCGCGCGCCGCGACGGAGCGCTGGTGCTCGAGGACGACTACGACTCCGAGTTCCGCTACGACGTCGCACCGGTGCCCGCACTCGCCTCGCTCGACCGCGACCGGGTCGCCTACCTGGGCACCGCGTCGAAGGCGATCCTGCCGTCCCTGCGGCTCGGCTGGTCCGTCGTACCCGACCGGCTGCTCGACGCCTATGACGCCCACAGCTCACTCACCCACGACGCGCCGCCGTGGCCGGTGCAGCGGGCGCTGGTGACGCTGCTGCGCGACGGGTACGTCGACGCGGTGGTCCGCTCGGCCCGTCGGGTCTACGCCGAGCGGGCGCCGAAGGTGGTCGAGGCGCTGGCGCCGTACGCCGAGCTGGCGGGGCCCGTCGCCGGCATGTACTCCACCTGGCTACTGCCCCAGGTTCGCGCGGTGCGGGTTCGGGCGGCGGCCGAGGAGGCCGGCTTCCGGGTGAACCTGCTGCGCGACTACTGCCGCACGGCCCGGCTCAGCGGCCTGGTCGTCGGCTTCGGCGGCCCGACCGACGACGAGCTCGACCGGGCCTTGGCGGTGCTGGTGGCAGCCCTCAGCCGCTTGTAACTAAGTGTTACGTACTCAAGTTGGGGCTGGTGGGGCTCGTGTGGTGGATAACCGCGCTGTAACACTTAGTTACAAGCGGTCGGCGATCCTGACCGGCCGGCCCGCGACGTACCCGACCGCGACCTGGACCGCGGCGGTGCCGAGCAGCAGGGTGTAGGCCAGCGTCCAGCTGTCCGTGGCGTCGT
The genomic region above belongs to Nocardioides sp. QY071 and contains:
- a CDS encoding sensor histidine kinase, whose amino-acid sequence is MNTNMWLAKRWWLIPVAVIIIGGSFAVNLGHVGEVEAGVVGRVLSVVLAAGAALSLLLLDRFPVLLVATGALSGGYFAVGGENGPIFFALIVASFVLATRRPFPTWFPLLLVAAVLIWAGLLVRGLRWDHLAVGAWQAIGIGALVSAAAAIGTMLQQGRAAWVDRTSRAAAEERLRMAQDLHDGVGHGLAVIAMQAGVALHVLDRDPGAARTSLEAIRTTSREALDALRTELATIAGEPAPRRPAAGVEAIPALVERVRSAGLRLEVIGEPGELTPPSGAAAYAVLQEALTNVLRHAAASTATVVWERGTDTVALRVSDDGHGGAVQDEGMGISGMRSRVEALGGSFRAGPVQAGGFEVSAVLPG
- a CDS encoding PLP-dependent aminotransferase family protein; the protein is MLPVRLDRTDPRPLGTQLADQVRRLVHDGVLARDDRMPASRRLAADLGVSRSVVEQAFDQLLAEGWLEARQGSGTWVARGTTGRPTVPRRRRTPAVEQPLVMLDAGTPWIDPRHQAVWRRAWREVSVATPPRGYDDPRGLPELRALLAERLGRTRGLAVDAERVRVTGGTGAGLRHLLAVLPREAVAVEDPGYRAAVATVRESGRKVLDLPALEPVTDLRGCGAAYVTPAHQHPLGRVMPAADRLTLLATARRDGALVLEDDYDSEFRYDVAPVPALASLDRDRVAYLGTASKAILPSLRLGWSVVPDRLLDAYDAHSSLTHDAPPWPVQRALVTLLRDGYVDAVVRSARRVYAERAPKVVEALAPYAELAGPVAGMYSTWLLPQVRAVRVRAAAEEAGFRVNLLRDYCRTARLSGLVVGFGGPTDDELDRALAVLVAALSRL
- a CDS encoding response regulator transcription factor, which gives rise to MSHPETAPVRVALVDDQPLVRMGLATLVAAEPDLELAGEAGDGREGLALLRRTTPEVVLCDIRMPVLDGLGMLAEVAADPALAAVKVVMLTTFELDEYVFEALRAGASGFLLKDAEPTTILDAVRVVAEGGSLLAPSVTRTVIDHFGASRAERPHPRIGDLTDREREILGWVATGMSNGEIAEALVVSPDTVRTHVSRAMVKLQARDRAQLVVFAIESGLRRT
- a CDS encoding pyridoxamine 5'-phosphate oxidase family protein, with translation MSVVMEPTDRTRIRRGRNRAVAERTDLLALLTDALVAHLGVGVGDHPVVLPTAFAVDVHGPDEGGTLYVHGSVAARWLRESADTTVCVTVTELDGLVAGRSAFHHSMNYRSAVVIGRARVVEDAAERQHALDLIVDHMIPGRSATLRPSTRKEMAATAVLAVPLAEASMKARAGDPVDEPEDVAAGIWGGHIPLRRVLEDPVAAGDNLPGVDVPEDVRARTS